Proteins from a genomic interval of Fusarium oxysporum Fo47 chromosome I, complete sequence:
- a CDS encoding tyrosine phosphatase family-domain-containing protein produces MTSKRSSRLFVDEPTHTREGQQTPNGTQFRSRQGSRSSTREETMQEVEEALFNGRDATNVSRSGSLSAVNMEASLSTSSRTSNSSASSTSAYQSQSTDYTAPFNGRPHNFGVVIPGVYRSSFPRSHDFEYLKGLGLKTIVTLVRKDELDHDLETFVQREGIRQVVFNMKGTKKEAIPLGTMKAILSIVLDKSNYPLLIHCNHGKHRTGCVVGVVRKIAGWDAESVVAEYKSYAEPKARECDVNYLDDFQVSSLGISNPIPNVTKDVYKNRSRFQPRTFFRAVFLTTFVLLLFFMSGSKLSTATRPDHLLL; encoded by the exons ATGACTTCGAAACGCAGTTCACGACTCTTCGTGGACGAACCCACGCATACCAGAGAAGGCCAACAAACACCCAACGGCACGCAATTCCGTTCAAGACAGGGCTCTCGAAGCTCTACAAGAGAGGAAACGATGCAAGAAGTAGAGGAAGCCCTCTTCAATGGCCGCGATGCCACAAATGTCAGCCGATCTGGAAGCCTTTCCGCCGTCAACATGGAAGCATCCCTatcgacatcttcaagaacaagtaATTCGAGTG cctcctcaacatcgGCATATCAATCACAATCAACCGACTACACAGCGCCTTTCAATGGCCGACCTCACAATTTTGGTGTTGTCATTCCAGGCGTTTACCGAAGTAGCTTTCCTAGGTCTCACGACTTCGAGTACCTCAAGGGTCTGGGCCTCAAGACCATTGT CACGCTTGTCAGGAAAGATGAACTTGATCACGATCTCGAGACATTCGTCCAGCGTGAAGGTATTCGACAAGTAGTCTTCAACATGAAGGgcaccaagaaggaggccatTCCTCTGGGCACAATGAAAGCTATCCTCAGCATCGTCCTCGACAAGTCAAATTACCCTCTCTTGATTCACTGCAATCACGGAAAGCACCGAACTGGATGCGTTGTCGGAGTTGTCCGAAAGATCGCCGGCTGGGACGCCGAGAGCGTCGTGGCAGAGTACAAGAGCTACGCCGAGCCAAAGGCCCGTGAATGCGATGTCAACTATCTTGATGACTTCCAGGTCTCAAGTTTGGGAATTTCGAATCCAATTCCCAACGTGACAAAAGACGTCTACAAAAATCGCAGTCGGTTTCAACCGCGCACATTTTTTCGAGCCGTCTTCCTCACAACTTTTGtcttgctgttgttcttcATGTCAGGATCAAAACTGAGCACAGCGACAAGACCCGATCATCTACTTCTCTGA
- a CDS encoding NMT1/THI5 like-domain-containing protein → MSTDKITFLTNWHATPYHAPLYLAQAKGYFKEEGIKVALLEPNDPSDVTEIIGTGKVDLGFKAMIHTLAAKARNFPVQSIGSLLDEPFTGVVYLKDSGITTDFRTLKGKRIGYVGEFGKIQIDELTSHYGMTPDDYTAVRCGMNVSKAIIKGEIDAGIGLENVQMVELEEWLSAQGRPKDDVQMLRIDELAELGCCCFCTILYIGNEKFLAENPEKVRSFLRAVKKATDFVLAEPEKAWAEYVDFKPVMGTALNRKIFERSFAYFSKDLKNVKRDWEKVTKYGKRLGVLDESFEPNYTNSYLEWTLSGESSDPTGDQKRIAQLQKDVAASGGFHRLQAEVKA, encoded by the exons ATGTCGACTGATAAGATCACTTTCCTCACCAACTG GCACGCTACGCCTTATCATGCGCCGCTGTACCTAGCCCAGGCCAAGGGATACTTTAAGGAGGAGGGAATCAAGgttgctcttcttgagccCAACGATCCTAGT GATGTCACTGAGATCATTGGTACTGGCAAGGTCGACCTTGGCTTCAAGGCCATGATTCACACTCTGGCTGCCAAGGCTCGAAACTTCCCCGTCCAGTCCATCGGTAGTCTTCTCGACGAGCCATTCACTGGCGTCGTCTACCTCAAGGACTCTGGCATCACCACCGACTTCCGCACCCTCAAGGGCAAGCGCATCGGCTATGTTGGTGAATTTGGTAAGATCCAGATTGACGAGCTTACCTCGCACTACGGCATGACTCCTGATGACTATACTGCCGTGCGCTGTGGTATGAATGTCtccaaggccatcatcaAGGGCGAGATCGATGCCGGTATTGGTCTGGAGAACGTCCAGATGGTTGAGCTCGAGGAGTGGCTCTCTGCCCAGGGCCGTCCCAAGGATGATGTTCAGATGCTTCGCATCGATGAGCTCGCAGagcttggctgctgctgcttctgcaCCATCCTCTACATCGGTAACGAGAAATTCCTCGCCGAGAACCCCGAGAAGGTCCGCTCATTCCTTCGTGCCGTGAAGAAGGCCACCGACTTTGTCCTCGCCGAGCCCGAGAAGGCCTGGGCTGAGTACGTCGACTTCAAGCCCGTCATGGGCACCGCGCTCAACCGCAAGATCTTTGAGCGCAGCTTTGCCTACTTCAGcaaggacctcaagaacGTCAAGCGTGATTGGGAGAAGGTCACCAAGTACGGCAAGCGTCTTGGTGTTCTGGACGAGAGCTTTGAGCCCAACTACACCAACTCGTACCTCGAGTGGACTCTTTCTGGAGAGTCTAGTGACCCTACTGGGGACCAGAAGCGTATTGCTCAGCTTCAGAAGGACGTTGCTGCTTCTGGTGGCTTCCACCGTCTTCAGGCTGAGGTCAAGGCTTAA